Proteins encoded by one window of Ictidomys tridecemlineatus isolate mIctTri1 chromosome 7, mIctTri1.hap1, whole genome shotgun sequence:
- the LOC144365482 gene encoding uncharacterized protein LOC144365482 isoform X4, with translation MAETALEDHPRTRFQGSSFRNHFSGGSGFRGAWPPSSQLPQPGPVVTATTPPPGLRAPGLRALRGPLYTWLKPGDRGRDQPYQPTLGRVLESLHKTGSQRSLGSSEASRAGLSLGPTAP, from the exons ATGGCTGAGACTGCACTGGAGGACCATCCGAGGACTCGTTTTCAGGGTTCCAGCTTCCGAAATCACTTCTCTGGAGGCAGCGGATTCCGCGGCGCATGGCCCCCCTCCTCGCAGCTTCCGCAGCCTGGACCTGTGGTCACAGCTACTACGCCACCCCCAGGGCTGCGGGCCCCGGGGCTCCGCGCGCTGCGGGGTCCTCTCTACACCTGGCTGAAGCCTGGGGACAGAGGTCGTGACCAGCCTTACCAGCCTACCTTG GGGCGCGTTCTGGAGTCTCTGCACAAGACTGGCTCACAGCGCTCTCTCGGTTCCTCGGAAGCATCCAGAGCTGGCCTTTCCCTCGGGCCCACCGCGCCTTAG